The DNA segment gagaattAGATTAATTCAAGTATTTTAGACAGCTGAATTCTCTTCTAAACAAACAGCTTTTAGCACACCAACTGGCCTCTTATATATACCAAGTCTTAAGTTTGGCACAGAAGAATTAGCTGAGAACACTGCCTCCAAAAGTCAATCAATAAGGAATGCAGAGAACTTTCTAAGGAATAACCTCTTTAGTTGTACCAGAAATCTGGATATAATTTCTCAATTGGATAAATACTTCAGAATTACCTAGGACAATCCATATAATTGCCTGTTTAACACATTTCGATTATTCTTCTAATAAAATTCTATGGACTCCCCACTCTGAAATGCAAGTGATCAGTAGATTTCTTTCTGGTCTAATAAAAATCAACATCAGCTAAAAAGCATAGCACAAAATCCATTGACAAAGCCTATTAATGAGAGGGCCTCAGTTCCAACTCTGGACACtctagagaaaataattttacagctGCTCTAGATATAGAACTATAGACTTTCTGTACACCTGGGTCACCACAGGTTCCCTTTTCCCCAAATGATAGCATCACCATAATCGATTAGATTAATTTGGTAATTTTAGAACAAGTTTTGTCTTAGCTTACGACCATGAATAGCTAAAGTACCAGCTAGGtaacagagaaaatacattttccataGAACTAGCAAATGcaaggaaaacacagaagtattttgaaaagaaagcacaCCAACCTTGAGAACTGAAAGTGGCAATGATTTTGTCCTTAACAAGTGAGCCAACAGTGAAACCAAGTTGGAGATGGCAGTGGCTGACAGGTTTTCTAAGTCTCTGATTTTGTCCCAAATACTAAATTGAAATGTCACCTAGgtgtcaaaggaaaaaaaaaccacctacaAATCAAGGACTGTTTAAATGCGTAACAATGTAACAAAACCTTTTGACCTTCTATTCTCTATGAGCCCTCTGTTAATTAACAGAGATGCTTGATCAGACCGTTCAATTCCTTTAAAATGCGTAAAACGGATGAAAGCAAACCTTTTGCAgtagttattttatttcctattcaGATCTGACCATGAGTATGCCTTACTGAATGCACAGGTATACCAGCAGAATTTTTCCTCAGGATCAAGATCTTAACAGGCATACCTCCATTCTCAGGTATTTAATAACTGTTTTCCTAACCACAATAATggttaaaagaaagcagaaacagatttttcttcacCTGAAATCGTCTTTCACATTTGCAAAACTTGTTAGCCAAAAATGCATAGAAGGGGTTATACGTCTTCTCCTGTAAACAGCAGTAAAGGATAACATGAAcaatttctctctcctgctgatCTTTCAGTCCGAGCCTAAAATTTAGCAAAAGAATGAGAATCAtttagtaaggaaaaaaaatactgccatAAACCAAGAGCTACAGCCAACATCTGAGAGTAATGCttaaacccccccccaaacaccacaTTAAATTTTACTTGTTAGAAAGTTCTTACAAAGtctttaaaacactgaatgGACTCAAACCCTTATGACTGTGGGCTAAATCAGTATCCTGGTATTGCAACATGGAAATGCTACAGTATTATCAGTGTTAAAGGAGTGGCTGCAAAAGCAGGACCTCAACAGACACAATTGGAATGATGCAAGTATAATTACAccctggggaagaaaaggtagCCCACTCCATGTTTGTAGCTCTCCGTGAAGAAAAATGGAGGAGACAGCACTGTCACCATGGAATCTTGTGCCTTTGAACGCATCAGTTGCACTGCAGCAAGTGCTGCTGCACGGTGTAGCAATACAAAGGTTCAATAGTGAAACGAGAACTGTAGGACCCTGTTGCGCTTATCTCACACTTGTACCTATGGTCATGGGAAGAAAACCAGCCTTTGTATTATTATTAGCCTATTTAGAGAAACACGTCCAGGGCCCTTCACTTCTGTGGTACTTACTACggataaaaaaatatattttaagatgtTTTCCCTATTTAGCTGGTGATATGAATCTTTTCATCTCTAGGTCAAGACCACGCTACATAATACTTGAAATTCATTATTGTTTGATAGTAGCCTAAGAGGTTGCAGTCAGTGACTTCAAAGcaccttaggaaaaaaaaagaaaaaaagcctgaagaaaACAGTCAGTGTCAATGAGTACTTATGTTGGCTGCCTCAGCATAAAGGCCAAGGACTGAACAGCCTTCCCACTTGAACAGCTGACCAGTCTAAAAGAGGGCTGAGACACTTTGGCAGGGAATGGTAACTAACTCGCAATGCACCTGTTCTGTGAATAATATGATTTAGGTTCCAGGGCTGCCAAATGCTTGGCAGCGTTAAAaccaattaaaatgaaaaatgcttcgtattataaactgaaaaatgttaaaCAAAATTCTTTTCATTGCTTCAAGCTCAAGTTTCATATGGCATTAGTGTAACTCAAGTGTATTTTCTAACTAAGTTTGACTCCACTGGAACTTGCTCTACCATCTGTAGTTTGTCATTGCTTGATTCTAATATCCCTCATTTGTATACACCTCCAGACATCTGCCATTGCATTTGATCACAGATGCACACCAGattaacagagaaaatattGCCTTTCAGCCAACCCCCTCCCGAATTTATGGTTTTATGATAGGAAAATCTGGGATGATTTCTAGGCTGATTGCTAATGAGTGGTGAAAACTTAGAAGTCTGCTTCTCCAAGAGACCAGCCCTGTAAGCGCTGCATCTGTGATATAATTTGCTTGCTCTCCCATCAGCCAAGTTCCATCTGATTTTATTaagagagcaagagaagttttttttaaaaatacacaggttTTCAGCCACTGGACATGCACTTAATAAATGATGTGTGAAGTTACACTGCAATCACTGATCTGGCACTCTCCTTTTCCTTGTTCATCATCACTTCTATCATGACTTGCTTATTTAGGAAATACTCATGTTGCCAGACATTTGTAACCAAGTAAATCAGCACTTTGATGCTCAATTTTGTTCTCTCCTTCACTTCTTCACAGATCTAGCagtattttatcttttcagaCCTAGTATTCCTAAACATCTAAAATTTAGGAGTCAGGATTGTCTTTCACTGCTGAGCTTCACCATAAACTTCTACAGATTTCATAAGCCTGATAATCTTTGATAAAGAATATGCAACAACCTCACCTACTAAATCATGAGTTACAGTATCCCCATGGACTTGTATGTCCTGATCACTTTAAGAACTTCCCGCTGTATAGGGGATAAATAACCTACTTCAGAGGCAGTTATCACCAGCAGAAGCCTGCCTCTAGGTAGGTTAGTTATCGTCAGCTGGAAGCCCAAGACTATCACTGCCTTTAGATCAAAAATAGCAACACTCAACCCCACCTTTTAAAAGTCAgatcaaattatttcagtagATACAATCACATACTTGCCATCCTGAATTACACATCACAATACAACAGGACATCTGAGACTTTTAGAAGTTTCAGTTTTTTGTGAGATGTAAAGTTTCTCAAATTCTTCATCTCTAtgaaatagctttaaaaattgcCTCTCCATCAAACTTAAAAAGCCTTCATTCCCCCTCCTGTGTGAATCTGTGGTTTGTGAAGGACGTGTGGCCTTTCAGCTGAAATGGAGCCACTCTCTTCTCTTGTCTCCAGTGACGTTCATAACCCTCCCTTTACACTGACACTTCTGCAATCACAAGCTGAGCCACTTCAGAGAGCTGTTCTGCCTTCAAACCAAttactttcttttgctgtaaGGAGGAGAAAGACAAGCAAAACTACAGCAGCCTAGattaaaaatggtttaaatTACCATTTAACCACACCGCAACTCTGCCAGACACCTAGCAGCAGATGAATCAACAAGTgcagttaaaatatttctttatatatttctCATGTTCTTCTTCATGAGACTGATGTCAAACATATGAATGTAAATTCCCATACACTCTGGAACACGTGCACATTGAAGTTAATTCCTTCACTGACAATTCTGTGTACTTTCCACTATACTCTGCCAGGTGTGGGCAGATTTGAGAACTCCTCTCCAATTTTGCTGTATAAAAATCAGTATCAACACACACCAGGCAATCTGCAGACAGTTCTTCTGCCAAGCCTGTATGTATATAGATTTGTATACTAGTTTAAATAGCACAGATGAGAGTCAAGGATCAATCTGCAAATTGAGCTACCAGGTCTTGGCaagaactgcagcagcagcagctaatttcttttaattgaagAGGCCATATTAAGATATTGGAATGACTCCATCACAGTCTTAAATCCAAGCTGTGTTTTGCAGAAGTGGCATTTAATCAAATATTAGTTGACTTTATTACAAagtctgttttggtttggttagCAAATTAAATAATTGCATGCCATCCGGGTAAGACAATTCCCTTGAATTACAAGGCTGCAATAGAAAAGTTCAGACCTGATCTCTCTCCTCCCAGTTACTACGGACTTAGAATTAATATCCTGACAAACACAAAGAATAGCTTAGTTTGAGCTTTTCCCTGATCACATCTTCTTCTAAAGAGCTGTTTGCCAAGTGGTAAGGAAACTGGTCTTAACATGAAATGTGACTGTGGAACAAATCCAAAGCTAATAAATTCTGCAAGAGGGAAGCGGAGGTGCTAGAACACTACCAGGTCATGCAAGTATGGACAGAGACTTACAAGATGGCTTAACAAAGTAGCAAGAAGTAAAGGAAGTGGCAGTAGTATGGAAATCcagcaacaaaaccaagagATGTTCTGAAGGGGTTTCTGGTCTGCCTCTGTAAGGAAGCAAGCCTGCAACAGACTTCCATCCGCTAGACCAGGATACACATCTTCAATGCAAAAAGATACAGGCTCCTTAAGTCAAAAGATACTGTAAATCAGTTATAGACATGAGTGACAATAACAGGGGCTACTCCTTTCTTCTGATTGCCAGTGAGTTCTGCCTGCCCCCACTAGTCCTTACACCAGGGTTTTGGTCCCTCTCCTACCCTTTTACCTCATGGGGATCCCTAGCTATGCACTTCTTTAATTTATTATCAACTAAATGCTCTTAAGCCCAGCCCAgcaatgttattttttccaacCCAGCTAATGATATTTTTAGTTCTGGGCTGTCTTCTGTGCTAGTCTGTACTTACTTGAGAAGCTTTTCAAAGGCATCCAGGAAGTCTTCACTTGTCATCAAGACACAAAAAATACTTCTCCTGATATCAGTGTTCATTCTCTGCTTACGAGCAAGCTCCATTATCTTTGAActcacctaaaaaaaaaaaagctattttatttatgCTTGCTTTAAGAAAGCTATTTCTGTGCAGCCTCGAATAAGAACATTAATGAAGATCTCCAGTAAACTATGAAGTAGCAATCCAAAGGTCCTGAGCTTTTGATCAGAGGCAAAGGCATCATCAGGAACTTTTTCAACTAGGGaaagatattttaatgtattttaattgtgCCAATTATTTTTAAGGCACGCGTCTCTAATGTAAGTCACTATGATCACCTCACCACACTACTTTTAGAATCAGCTTAGATATATGCCACCCACGGACAGACAACACTACCTGTCAGAATTCATACTAGCAAATCCACTTTTAAATCAAGTTTCTACTTCAACTTACATGAGTTACTTTTGCAATTCCacaagataagaaaaaaacaagttatACCATAATATTTGTAGTAACAGCTCTTATGGACTGCACGAGtacaacattttgaaaaacattaagaGCAGAATTTACAGCTCAAAAGCTTAGCCTTACAAGAGTCCAcgaaggtttttttttgttgggctCTGAAATAAACTTACTCACCTATATGAAGAATATTCAAAAGATCACAAACATTTAGCCTTATAACTAGCACTGCTTGGATTTACCTTTCCTATATACAGTTTTTGCTGAGTCTTGCTGTTTGTATCATTGATCATTGGTGCTCCACTCCAGGATGACCCTACGATCCACCAGCGACCAACCTGATCAGCACTGAGGAGAGATTCCAGGGAGACACGGAGCTGAGTGTCTTTTCCAGAACCGCTGCTGCGAACCTTGaataacaaaatacaaaaaatccaaaagcttttctttgaagctttctttaaaaaaaacaaacaaaacaacaaatattttaattacttaaaattactttaaaacaaatactttaaaCAAGTAACTTAATCTCCCTCCATACAGATCTTCACATGTTCCCCCTGCAACCTTTAGTTTCAGTCAGCAACCTGAAAAGAATTTACAAATTTCCCATATGCTCTAATTTCTCAAATACAAGAAGTTGCTTAAAACTACATTTAGaagctctttttttattaaaaaaaaaaaaaaaaaaagagagataatcaattaaaaaatagcCATCTTCCAATCATAAAACTCGATTAGAATTCAGACTTAATGCTGACATTGAAAAATCAGTTGCCACATCTTACAATCTGGTCATGATTTTCCTTTTGAACACTTGTTATCAAATAAAATGACATGACAAACTGCCTTAAGTTTTGTACaattcaaacaacaaaaagcttaAACTCTTTGAACACAAAAAGAATTTTCATCAAAAGACTCTAGAAGCATGCTAAGACTGCAAAAATTTAAGAAAGGAAGTTCTACAGAACTAGGTTACCTAGCTTATTTTGCCTGGCCTATTATCACTGATGTGCACATCCTGCACTTAcaagtttctgaaaaataagacGCTCTAGGTGTTGCAGACAGGTAGCGTAATTTTCAGGTTGGAAATACACGGACTCTAAAACCAGATTCAAGTCCTGTGAAAATGAATTAGTTCTCAATCCAAAGAGACAATTACTTTCACACAGTTTATACTGGGTTGTTCTAGACAAACTGCCCCCTCTtcgcaaaaaaaaaaccccaaaaccaaaacccaagaaagaaaaaacatccaggttttcagaagcattagatttccaaaataatttcgGTGAAGGTAGGAGCGGGTGCCTGCATCCAAAATCTATGGAAAAAAGAACTTGTCATAATGACTCATTTCTTTTGCACAATCATTAAACATCCCACAATCTCTTTTTCAAGTATAGGACTTTGAGGCAAAGTCTTTGGCTAAGTATTATGTCCTTTCTCAAACTGTTCTGCAGAAGGCTGGTTGACTGCTGACTTAACTTGGACACAGGAGATAACAGTTAATGATCTAAGAAGTGATTTTTGTCCCCAAGAGTTTCAGACTGTTAAATGAGTTAAAAATACTATAGCCATCAAGCCAACATACAATACAAATAATTACTTCTGGTTTAAGAATAACTATACTATGTATGTCAAGAAAGTTCTCACCAGCGTTCTTTGCAATTTGCGGAGTTTTTCAACTGGTTCAGGATCATAACCAGGAATCTTACGCATGTCATTATTCCTTAGTGCCAACATAGTCTCTAGCATAAAACGAACCtattgggaaaaagaaatatttctgcagatTATGTGCCGTTAAGTTTATTTAATAAAGTAGAGAGTGTACTTTGAAATTACTATTCTGTGAGAATAAGCAGCTCAGCTGGCAATATACATCAAAATTTAGATTACATGAATACAAATACAGAGAATGATGTTTACTTTAACTCCTACTATATTCATTTGTGTTCAAGCTTCAATTCAAAGCTTAACCTGCTAAACACCATGCCTCAGAGACCATTTTTTGAAGCGTACAAAGTACCATGAAACAGAAGCTCTGTCCGTCGCGTAAGACATAAAACAGTCCTAGTCTCACCCATTTTGGTGTCTGTGTCCTAAGAACTAATGGAGAAAGCCAGACAAGAAGAATGCAAATAACTGAATGCAACAACTGAACACTAATGGTAACTTAGAATCTAAATATaatgcagcagaaaacattttggtaGATTAACACACGTATCCAAGTGCTTGTTAAATCTATTCACAACAGAAAATgttcaaaacacacacataccctAGTCTGATCCTGGAGTTTCTTGTCTGCtgtgtttgctttcctctgGGCTTCAGTGATCAGTTCCTTCAAAGCCAATGCATCATCTTTTCTTAAGGAAAATCCCAcgtttttcagaagaaacaaaatcaactCAATCTCTTTTTCAGTGAAAGTGCTAACAAGTTTTTTCAGAATATCAAAGATCAGCAGGGAATGAACCACATGGAAGTTATACAGATGAGCAATCAAGGCAAGCAGATTTTCACATTCTTTCCCTTCAGCATCACTCTTAGAGTGTTCATCAAATTTCTTCACCACAGCTTCCAAAAAGTGAGCACCAACCTGGCAATAGTTCCATtaaggcggggcgggggggaggcggggagaaaaaaaaaaatccagcgGTTAACCATAAGTAGATTTTACAGACATCTGTAAAACGTTCATTTGGGGGGCACTGCCactattaattttaaagaaatattgttGCTCCTCTCAGCCAATATGAATGTTCTACATTTACATATACAAATATCTATGTGGTGTGACATTTTCTTAAAGTCTATGTTATTTACACCTCATACATGCCATCCCATTGCCTTTTGAAGTCTgtgcaagaaaagcaaatattatgAACTTACAGTACACATACATCAGAATTTGTTTACATAATTTTCTTGGACACATATTAGCATCTTCCCAGCTGCGAGGCTAGCATGCTGTTACTGCTAGTCATTCATCCAGTAAAAGCTGCATGTCAAAAACCAAATGCACCACAGAATTCAGCATTCCAAAGCAAAATCCTTAATAGAAGGGTAGAAGATAATTTTGTAAACTAACCCCCAACACACCAAGTTTTCACAATTGCTAAGCATGAGCTTAGGCTGATTTTTGAGGTGGGAACAAGTCTTAGCCATTTGTCAGTGGTACAGTTGGGAAAAGAAATTTTGGAATCTCTGTATTTATGAAGAGAGAACTGATGCTAAAGACCGGAATTAGAAAGCACACCAAAATCTAGGTAGGTAATGAACACATTACTGCTAAACAAGACaccaccctccccaccccttATTATGGTACTAGTATTTGCTGATTGTTCTTATGAAAACCAGAACTCCCAGTAGCAGTACTGACTTGCATTACAAGCCTTGACCAGCTTAGGTTTTAACTATCCAATGATCATGTTGCACAAATGCATAAACACAGTTATTGGAAACCCAACTTCTGCATTCCTCAAACTGATCTTAAATGCAGCTGTGCTATCACACTTCCGTGTAATGCATAttctacatttattttacagaaaaaataatgggGCTTTATAGTATACTTAAATACTACAGCCTTAGATTCCAAGATGATGTGTAACAGAGTCAGTAGTACAGAATACAGTCTGGATATCATCTATCTACTTCTAATACCTATTAGTATATCTATATCTAAAACCTATTACTAGGTATTTTGCAAAgtttcaacatttaaaaagattGTGTTTCTCTTCTTAAAACAGCATTGTAATATTACGTTATATTTGCAGTCAGAACTGCCTTTCAAGCAGcaaagaggaacaaaaaagtTTAATGGCAAGGCTGCATGGAGAAAGCTGCTGTAATTGCATCCATCTGATATTTAATACAGTTTCAGAGACAGCATTCAGGTCACTatatgaaaaactgaagaactTGCATCAATACATCATTTGCATTcagatgtagaaagaaaatgtaacttGATGGGAACATGGTGCTGAAGCACCTCAGTTTCCTGAGAGACGTTTCACTGAAGTTAGCTAAAATCTTCCCTTTAACATCAGTAGTTTCAGCTTCTTCTTAACAGTAAGCAAGAGATATTTTAATCTCAATCATTCATCAGGCTtaaaaacacaagagaaaaacCTCCAAAAAATTTGCCATGCTTTTTGAAGTTTTGGATATTCTGGAGTTATAGATATACCTAGTTAATTCCACTGATGATTTGTACGATTTGGCTTAAAACAGGACTTTTGCCACTGATGTAAAAGGACTTCTGTAACTGTAGTACTTTCCTTATCTAGATACACATCGTTCAAGAACAATACTGCCATATACCCAAGAGAACAGAAATGGATTAGTGTAATTAAAGAGGAGAAAACTTGAAGTTTAAACAATTCAGTTTTACGGCTGCAGAAagattttgatgaaaaaaatgatgcttttaTAACTGACCAGTGGTAACTCATGGAGGAAATAAATTAATCAGATAAAGCAACAGACTTGGTCCCTTTCACTTGTGGACACGCAGCAAAGAAGCTACAAATACTGATGAAATTCaactaaaaatgctttttagtgACACACAAtcaaaaattaaaaggcaattCAAACAAAATATCAAGGAAAACACCCTACAATAtgcattattaaataaaattagcCCCAACCACAAGAATTACCTCAATTCCTACATTATGATGAAGAATGCTGACCAAAAGGACATGCTCCATCATCAATCTTGCAGGCATGGCAACTGCAGTAACACAAGCATTCATGAGAATATCTGTCAGAGTTTCATTCATGTCCTTTCTGCTGTTGGCCATGTAAAGCTCTTCCATCTGTCCACTAATTGAGGACAAATTCAGTTCACTCAACCTATTGAGAAACAAAATCCAACgttcactttttcttctctttacacGGTTCCACAATTTTCAATTTACCCAACAAACAACGTATTCTTTTAAGAGAAACTAGCTTGGCTTaagaagaaagatggaaaaggtgactggaagggaccttttgtattttgctgtgctcactaaattaaaaaaatacaacatatgtttaattctgtttgggttgtttggtttttttttttttagtatttacatgtaaaaacagattttttgcagtatttacaAAGCACTCAGTGTGCTTACTCTCACACTGAACAGAGTTATTaagaaaacagactttgttCTTAGCAGTTGTAACTATGGCACATCACTGTCTTTGGAGAAATTAAGTATGAAAATACCTCATACTTTCTAACACATAAAGCACATCAAATTCTAAATGACTGAACAAACTGCATAATGCAGTCTGCATTTTACAGATAacatagaaaaaagaaaacggCAATAgattccttattttaaaaatactgtacaaTTAAAATGCATGAAAGTGTTCAtcactttttctgttcttcagtacTTTAAGCTATGAAGCATTGCTCCTCCTCAGTTGTAGTGTTGGagaaattcaattttatttaaataaaaaaaaaagaaaatcatacttttttggggggggagctATAACTCACACTACGAGGCTTTTTTATGGGCATACTCCAACTGACACTTAGTGAATTATACCTAGCACTTGCAGGCAACTGGTGTGTGGAATTCAGCCCaatcttaaatttattttctagatATTTCAACTTCTATAACGACCAACTTTGAAGAATTTATATCAACAAAGATAATTATTATTAAGGATAGCAGACATGATTGCCAACTTAAAATCGGCTTGTGAAGAGAAAAGTCACATCCTTGCCACTTTTCTTTGAATGATGAGCACTGTCACATTGAACCAGAAAGATTAATGACTTGCCTTATTACATTACCTATTAATAAGACCATTCAccattttcttcagtcttcccaattcttctctcttcttgtcATTTAGTGCCTCCTGAGCTTTCCTTACTTGAGGGGGAACATACTTCACAGCACTGTGATTAAGACTCTAACcaggaaaacagtaaaataagatACCAAATGAGACTACTATCTTAAATATTTGAATACAGATATACATTTCTATTTAAGATTAATATGCCAATCTTTTAGTTAAGTATGTATTTTACCATCTAATAACTTAATGCCAAAGGAACAACTtcatacagaaaagcagcatgcaACAAGTTGCTGCTTACGACCAACTTGATGGCGGCAAAACCCCTCTTCCCTTTACATGAACTTTCCCTTAAGTTATTGCTATTAGAACCTGACACCTCAGGTCTTGGTTCTAGCAGCTGCAGACGTACTAACAGTTTAAGTTAGCGTCATGTGGGCTAAACGACCCGTtcagcctcctctcctccaccccTGCTACAAGACCTAACACAGGCAGGACCTCTGGGGTCATCCAGAAGAAGCAACACCTCAGTTTGCAACAGATCCCAATGTTAACACAAGCCCTCTTGGCTCTTAGCAGAAGTGCTTAATCCCGTTCTTAAACTCTACAGCAGGGGTTGTTCCTTTTATTGGCTGCTCTCGTACACAGAGCCAGGGCCACATGCCATCTGCTTTAGGGTGTTACCCGCCAGCATCCCGaattggggacccccccacacacctgACAGTTGTCCCTGGGGGTCCGAGGTCAGCACTGCTGCCGGGCCCGCTGCTGTTCTGACCCACGACAAGACCGCACGGCCTGACTACTGACAGCGAACGCCCGTGCTTTACAGAGGCGATGTCAACTCTGATTTAGGGGCAGGTTGCGGCATGTACTTTGAGAAGCAGGTTTGCGCTGAGGCGAACAccctacctcctcctcctcctcctcctcctcgcccgGGGGCTCGCTGGCCTCAGGCGCCCCGCCGTCCTCGGGGGACGAGGACGAGCTCTCGCTCTCCCACTCTCCGTCCACATCGCCCTCCTCGGAGGGGTCTGAGGCGTCCTCCGGaccctcctcgtcctcctccggcccctcctcgtcctcctccgGCGCCGGCCGTCCGtcccgcggccccgccggggcCTCCTCCTCGTCGCTGCTCTCGCACAGCCTGCTGAGGCCGGCCCGGCAGCCCAGGGCGCCCAGCACGTAGCCCAGCCCGTCTCGCAGGAAGCTCTGAGGCAGCTTCTCCGCCGCGGCCCCCTCCTGCTTCTTGCGGCGCTTGCCGAGCCCCAGCCGCCGCTCCAGGCGCCGaatctccttctcctcctcctcgttGGCCTCCAGCAGGGCCCGCTTCCGCGCCGAGGCGAtcgcggcggcggggagggcggcgcGGGGCGTCGGTGCCGGCAGCGTCGGTGCCGGcagcggcggccccggccgctgcttcccggcggcggcggcggcggcgggggaggccgAGGCTCTGGGAcgggcggccggggccggcttGGCCGGAGCCGCCTTGGCCGGAGCCGCCTTGGCCGCCttggccggggcggcgggggcctcCACCGGCTCCCCGCgtcggaggcggcggcggcggctccgcttGAGCCTGCGCTTCTCCTTCCTCGCGTCGCGGCGGCTCCTGCGGTTCTGCTTCTCCGAGTCTTTCTGCAGGGACAGCGGCGGCTGGTCGCCGGCTGCCTGCACGAACTCCTGCACCGCCTGCCGCAGTCTGTCCAGCTTCCCGCCGCGGCGAGCGCGGGCGGCCACCGGCCGCTTCATCTTCCCTTCAGCCACGCCGCGCCtgggcgccgccatcttggggAAGGGCGGACCTTCCTCttccgccgcgccgccgccatTTCGGGCAGCAGCGCCCCCTGCTGAATGTCGTCGGCGGGGCGGCCCCAGCTCTGACAGGATGGTCCTACGCTAAATCCGTAGACatcccctcttttttctttttttaaatatatttaagaaaatgtaagGCTTGGCCTTCTTACAGAAGGGACTGGAACAATTTGTCTGTCATAGCCCTGGCTGCTGTCTCAAGGCCCTAACGCCCACTGGGTGCGAGGCTCTCACTAACACCCCTTGAGACCGCAGGAGGCGAGGGACATCAGCACTCCTGGCCTCTCCTCCACCTGCCCAGTCCCCCATTTTAAGCCCCTTCCAACCCTGCCAAGCTCAGG comes from the Haliaeetus albicilla chromosome 2, bHalAlb1.1, whole genome shotgun sequence genome and includes:
- the NOM1 gene encoding LOW QUALITY PROTEIN: nucleolar MIF4G domain-containing protein 1 (The sequence of the model RefSeq protein was modified relative to this genomic sequence to represent the inferred CDS: inserted 1 base in 1 codon) encodes the protein MAAARRKRKVXPFPKMAAPRRGVAEGKMKRPVAARARRGGKLDRLRQAVQEFVQAAGDQPPLSLQKDSEKQNRRSRRDARKEKRRLKRSRRRRLRRGEPVEAPAAPAKAAKAAPAKAAPAKPAPAARPRASASPAAAAAAGKQRPGPPLPAPTLPAPTPRAALPAAAIASARKRALLEANEEEEKEIRRLERRLGLGKRRKKQEGAAAEKLPQSFLRDGLGYVLGALGCRAGLSRLCESSDEEEAPAGPRDGRPAPEEDEEGPEEDEEGPEDASDPSEEGDVDGEWESESSSSSPEDGGAPEASEPPGEEEEEEEEVGAVKYVPPQVRKAQEALNDKKREELGRLKKMVNGLINRLSELNLSSISGQMEELYMANSRKDMNETLTDILMNACVTAVAMPARLMMEHVLLVSILHHNVGIEVGAHFLEAVVKKFDEHSKSDAEGKECENLLALIAHLYNFHVVHSLLIFDILKKLVSTFTEKEIELILFLLKNVGFSLRKDDALALKELITEAQRKANTADKKLQDQTRVRFMLETMLALRNNDMRKIPGYDPEPVEKLRKLQRTLVRSSGSGKDTQLRVSLESLLSADQVGRWWIVGSSWSGAPMINDTNSKTQQKLYIGKVSSKIMELARKQRMNTDIRRSIFCVLMTSEDFLDAFEKLLKLGLKDQQEREIVHVILYCCLQEKTYNPFYAFLANKFCKCERRFQVTFQFSIWDKIRDLENLSATAISNLVSLLAHLLRTKSLPLSVLKVIEFSELDKTKVRFLRQVLSMLLIKTDAEELSDIFVRLSDNPKLGMLREGLKLFLTHFLLKNAQAQKNAEEASLLKERVELATKALQAKESKLKL